The following DNA comes from Alosa alosa isolate M-15738 ecotype Scorff River chromosome 13, AALO_Geno_1.1, whole genome shotgun sequence.
AAGCTCCAAATGGCCCAAGTGAGCCGGCATACGTGTGCCGTAAAGGATACCATGCCATTAACGTTCAGGCCATAGGGGACCAAAATATGGTTATGCGGCATTTGTTGGCAAAGTGGCCTGGATCCATCCACGATTCATTCATATTCAACACCAGGTGGGTCCTTGCCATTAACATAAATTATTGTTTTACAGACTTCATTATAGGCTCCACTCAAATACTATTTAAAATATGAAATGTGCCCATTTACAGTGATATCAATGCTTACCTGAGTGAGGGCAGGGCAAGTGGATGGCTTTTGGGAGACTCGGGATACCCCTTGAAACCCTACCTAATAACACCAATCATGAATgagcagacagaggcagagaggaagtATAATGTGCCACACAAAAGGTGCCGTAGCCGTCAGGAGAGGCTTTATGGTATATGGAAA
Coding sequences within:
- the LOC125305494 gene encoding putative nuclease HARBI1, whose translation is MEVTKAICNLAPNYIQFPLGEELLRIKEEFLQQSGMPGVIGLIDGSLFPIKAPNGPSEPAYVCRKGYHAINVQAIGDQNMVMRHLLAKWPGSIHDSFIFNTSDINAYLSEGRASGWLLGDSGYPLKPYLITPIMNEQTEAERKYNVPHKRCRSRQERLYGIWKGRWRYHDKSGGYLQYSPKRVVMFVKATAVLHNICRMANLPDTKNIPVEDEEEGHDGIGL